Part of the Gemmatimonadota bacterium genome, CGGACCGCTCGCCGCGCAGCCGGACGCCGTGAGCGCGACGGTCAGCAGCGCGACGAGGACCGCTCTCATTCGTAGAGCTTCACCACCTGCACCTTCCCCGGTGCCACTTCGAGGCAGAGGTCGCACAGCACGCACTCGTCGAGGTTCTCCTCCACGAGACGAAGCGTACCGTCCTCGTTCCGGGCGAAGATGTCGACCGCGCAGACCTCTTCGAGCTTCTTGGCGAGGGCCGGGTCCTTGGTGACCGCGGGATCCACTTCCACGTCGATGAAGCGACCGGGCATCGGCTAGACCTCCACGCCCTGCGCCGCGAGGCGCTTCTTGATCAGGCCGGGGATCTCCTCGATGCGTTCCGCGACCGAGATCCCGGCGGACTCCATGCGGGCGATCTTCTCGGCCGTCGTGTCTTCCTTGCCCTCGACGATGGTGCCGGCGTGGCCGAAGCGCATGCCCCGCATCTCGTCCATGAAGCGGCCGGCGAGGAACGCGACGATCGGGAGCTCGGAGCGGTTCGCCTTCACCCACTCGGCGAGCTCGGCCTCCATGCGGCCGCCGGGCTCGGAGTAGATCGCGATCGCCTTCGTCTCGGGGTCGGCCGCGAACAGCGGCATCAGCTCGGCGTACGTCGTGCCCACGATGGCGTCGCCGCCGATCGAGACGCACGTGCTCTGACCGAGGCTGGCGGCCGTGAGCGTGGAGGCGATCTCGGTGGTCATGCCGCCGGAGCGCGACATCACGCCGATCGGGCCCTTCACGTACGCCTGTCGCGTGTTCGCGGCGGGGCCGCCGACACCGCCCATCTTGGCCTCGTCCGGCGAGATGATGCCGAGGCAGTTCGGGCCGATGATGCGGGCGCCGCGCAGGCCCGCGAGCTCCACCATCTGCGCCACCTCCCGGCGCGGGATGTTCTCGGTGACGACGACGATCAGCTTCACGCCGTTCTCGAGCGCCTCGAAGACGGCGTCGCGCGTGAAGCGCGGCGGCACGCAGACCACGGCGCCGTCGGGTGTGCCGTGCTTCGCCGCCACGTCGCGCACGGTGTCGTAGACGGGCACGCCGTAGACGTCGCGGCCGGCGCGGCCCGGGGTGACGCCGCCGATGATCTTCGCGCCGTAGGCCAGGTTCTCGCGCGTCAGGTTCACGGCCTCGCGGCCGGTGATGCCCTGCACGATGAAGGTCGTGTCCTTGGAGATCAGGATGGACATGGCTAGCTCGCCATCTTCGCCACGGCGCGGCCGGCGGCCTCGTACATCGAGACGCTGCGGTCGCAGTAGTCGACGCCGTACTTCGAGAGGATCTTGAAGCCCTCTTCCTCCCACGAGCCGGGAATGCGGAAGATGGCGACCGCCTCGGCGGGGTCCTTGCCCGCGTCGAGACAGCCCGAGATCACGCCGCGCGCCACGATGTCGACGCGCGTGTTCGAGACGACGTTCATCATCACCGCGATCTTCTCGATACCCGGCTTCGAGAGCAGCAGCCGCGTCAGGTTGCGCACCTTCGACATGCTCGGGTTGCCGCCGATCTCGCAGTAGTTCGCGGGCTTCCCCCCGTGCTTGCGGACCGCGTCGAAGAGCGTGAGCGAGCCGCCGCCGGCGCCGATCACGAGGCCCAGGTTCCCGTCGAACTCGACCACATTGCCGGCGATGCCACGGTGGTCGACGGCGTTCAGCCGCGCCGCCTCGAGCTCGAAGGGCGTCGGCGGGCGCGCCTGGCGCGTCTCGTCCTCGCCGATGCCGAGCTCGGTGAGCAGCGCCTTGTGGCTGCCGCGCGCCTCGGCCTCCATGTCGACGTGCCCGTCGAGCACCAGGAACTTGCCGTCCTCGAGGCGCGCCAGCGGGTTGATCTCGGCGAGCGTGAGGTCGTACTCGAGGAACAGCTTCATCAGCGCGAAGACGATGGGCGTCAGGCGCACGAGGTCGGGGCCCGTGACGCCGACGGCGGAGATCGCCTCCTTCGCGATCCGCTCGCTGAGTGGGAGGATGGTCGAGAAGTGGGTGCGCGAGAGGTGCTCGGGGTGCTGCTCGGCCACCTCCTCGATGTCGATGCCGCCCATGTCGCTGAACAGCAGCACGGGCAGCTTCCGGCGGCCGTCCCA contains:
- a CDS encoding ATP-grasp domain-containing protein is translated as MRFYEYESKALFRRRGLPLGKGRVVASETEAREAAAEIDGPVVVKSQVLSGGRMKAGAVQFADTPDEAAAKYAEVLPIVVKGEKARCVLIEAKSPVAKEYFASVTWDGRRKLPVLLFSDMGGIDIEEVAEQHPEHLSRTHFSTILPLSERIAKEAISAVGVTGPDLVRLTPIVFALMKLFLEYDLTLAEINPLARLEDGKFLVLDGHVDMEAEARGSHKALLTELGIGEDETRQARPPTPFELEAARLNAVDHRGIAGNVVEFDGNLGLVIGAGGGSLTLFDAVRKHGGKPANYCEIGGNPSMSKVRNLTRLLLSKPGIEKIAVMMNVVSNTRVDIVARGVISGCLDAGKDPAEAVAIFRIPGSWEEEGFKILSKYGVDYCDRSVSMYEAAGRAVAKMAS
- a CDS encoding CoA-binding protein, yielding MSILISKDTTFIVQGITGREAVNLTRENLAYGAKIIGGVTPGRAGRDVYGVPVYDTVRDVAAKHGTPDGAVVCVPPRFTRDAVFEALENGVKLIVVVTENIPRREVAQMVELAGLRGARIIGPNCLGIISPDEAKMGGVGGPAANTRQAYVKGPIGVMSRSGGMTTEIASTLTAASLGQSTCVSIGGDAIVGTTYAELMPLFAADPETKAIAIYSEPGGRMEAELAEWVKANRSELPIVAFLAGRFMDEMRGMRFGHAGTIVEGKEDTTAEKIARMESAGISVAERIEEIPGLIKKRLAAQGVEV